The following proteins are encoded in a genomic region of Myxococcus virescens:
- a CDS encoding Smr/MutS family protein: MSQQRNGPKKKEAAFSNNPFKSAIQVLKDQEKKEAQEKAAAEVAKRKAAAPPPRATKAPKVREEDDASLFFSAMDGVQQLTNRGEAPAPNPRLPAIIDENAEALAQLSELVAGQGDFDFTGTDEYIEGASPGIDRNLLRALRRGDFAIQGQLDLHGKTQNEARDALERFLGDSRRAKKRCVLVVHGRGLNSKDQIPVLKERLKGWLSEKRIGRMVLAFASARPQDGGTGAVYVLLRR; this comes from the coding sequence ATGAGTCAGCAGCGCAACGGCCCCAAGAAGAAGGAAGCGGCTTTCAGCAACAACCCCTTCAAGTCCGCCATCCAGGTGTTGAAGGACCAGGAGAAGAAGGAGGCGCAGGAGAAGGCCGCGGCGGAGGTCGCGAAGCGCAAGGCCGCGGCGCCCCCGCCCCGGGCCACGAAGGCACCCAAGGTCCGCGAGGAGGACGATGCCTCCCTCTTCTTCTCCGCCATGGACGGCGTGCAGCAGCTCACCAACCGGGGCGAAGCGCCCGCGCCCAACCCGCGCCTGCCGGCCATCATCGATGAAAACGCGGAGGCGCTCGCGCAGCTCTCCGAGCTGGTCGCCGGCCAGGGCGACTTCGACTTCACCGGCACGGATGAGTACATCGAAGGCGCGAGCCCCGGCATCGACCGGAACCTGCTGCGCGCGCTGCGCCGGGGCGACTTCGCCATCCAGGGACAGCTGGACCTGCACGGGAAGACACAGAACGAGGCGCGCGACGCGCTGGAGCGCTTCCTGGGTGACAGCCGCCGCGCGAAGAAGCGCTGCGTGCTCGTCGTCCACGGTCGCGGTTTGAACTCCAAGGACCAGATTCCCGTGCTGAAGGAGCGGCTCAAGGGCTGGCTGTCCGAAAAGCGGATTGGCCGGATGGTGCTGGCGTTCGCCAGCGCACGGCCTCAGGACGGGGGCACCGGCGCGGTGTACGTGCTGCTCCGGCGGTAG
- a CDS encoding TerB family tellurite resistance protein — MGAGTVLGAMLGLMAGLLVGSPWAIVLLLIAGGFAGRYYDAQHALPPEDPEALSGFSHAPYASVHDATSEAALVPREEEPYEQFASDLCAVFVEVAHADGEVRRDEVRVVRRYFQTTLGYGPEALEVVRSHLKVFLAHPPDLDAAVSACHAQLPSAERHRLLDTLYELALADGGMQRSEREVLRRVAEGLGISEADEQAIIALHLGAGDEHYAALGLTPDATDVEVKRAFRLLAAEHHPDKSAHLGRQAAEQAARRFQQIRDAYEEIRRLRGL, encoded by the coding sequence ATGGGCGCAGGAACAGTTCTGGGAGCAATGCTGGGGTTGATGGCGGGGCTGCTCGTGGGCAGCCCCTGGGCCATTGTCCTGCTGCTCATCGCGGGCGGCTTCGCGGGGCGCTACTACGACGCCCAGCACGCCCTCCCGCCCGAAGACCCGGAGGCGCTGTCCGGCTTCTCCCACGCCCCCTACGCGTCCGTCCATGACGCCACGTCGGAGGCGGCGCTCGTGCCTCGCGAGGAGGAGCCCTACGAGCAGTTCGCCAGTGACTTGTGCGCCGTGTTCGTCGAGGTGGCCCACGCGGATGGCGAGGTCCGCCGCGACGAGGTGCGCGTGGTGCGGCGCTACTTCCAGACGACCCTGGGCTACGGCCCCGAGGCGCTGGAGGTCGTCCGGAGCCACCTCAAGGTCTTCCTGGCCCACCCGCCCGACCTGGACGCGGCCGTCAGCGCCTGCCATGCCCAGCTCCCCTCGGCCGAGCGGCACCGGCTGCTGGACACGCTCTACGAGCTGGCGCTGGCCGACGGAGGAATGCAGCGCTCCGAACGGGAGGTCCTGCGCCGCGTCGCCGAGGGCCTGGGCATCTCCGAGGCGGACGAGCAGGCCATCATCGCCCTGCACCTGGGCGCCGGGGATGAACACTACGCCGCGCTGGGCCTGACGCCGGACGCCACCGACGTCGAGGTGAAGCGAGCCTTCCGGTTGCTCGCCGCGGAGCACCACCCCGACAAATCCGCCCACCTCGGCCGTCAGGCCGCCGAGCAGGCCGCCCGTCGCTTCCAGCAGATCCGCGACGCCTACGAAGAGATTCGGCGCCTGCGCGGGCTGTAG
- the folD gene encoding bifunctional methylenetetrahydrofolate dehydrogenase/methenyltetrahydrofolate cyclohydrolase FolD, with translation MNAQLMDGKAVAARVRAEVKAEVDRLKLEHGLTPGLAVVRVGEDPASKVYVNGKKKAAEEVGFRSWELHPDEGITQAALLELIHQLNADPAVHGILVQLPLPRHIDPDVIISAVKPEKDVDGFHPLNAGNLLLGRSTTRACTPYGVMRLLEEIGCDPAGKRAVVVGRSNIVGKPMALMLLQKNATVTICHSKSDLRREVEGADILVVAVGVAELVKGAWIKPGAVVIDVGMNRKPDGKLVGDVEFAASAERASFITPVPGGVGPMTIAMLMRNTLDAAVRYGLVPVVK, from the coding sequence GTGAACGCCCAGTTGATGGATGGCAAGGCAGTTGCGGCGCGCGTGCGAGCGGAGGTCAAGGCGGAGGTCGACCGGCTCAAGCTCGAGCATGGCCTGACGCCGGGGCTGGCCGTGGTGCGCGTGGGGGAGGACCCCGCCTCCAAGGTCTACGTCAATGGGAAGAAGAAGGCCGCGGAGGAGGTGGGCTTCCGCTCCTGGGAGCTCCACCCGGACGAGGGCATCACCCAGGCGGCGCTGCTGGAGCTCATCCACCAGCTCAATGCGGACCCGGCGGTGCACGGCATCCTGGTGCAGCTGCCGTTGCCCAGGCACATCGACCCGGACGTCATCATCTCCGCCGTGAAGCCGGAGAAGGACGTGGACGGCTTCCACCCGCTCAACGCCGGCAACCTGCTGCTGGGCCGGTCCACCACCCGGGCGTGCACGCCCTACGGGGTGATGCGGCTGCTGGAGGAGATTGGCTGCGACCCCGCGGGCAAGCGGGCGGTGGTGGTGGGGCGCAGCAACATCGTGGGCAAGCCCATGGCGCTGATGCTGCTCCAGAAGAACGCCACGGTGACCATCTGCCACAGCAAGAGCGACCTGCGCCGGGAAGTGGAGGGCGCGGACATCCTGGTGGTGGCGGTAGGCGTGGCCGAGCTGGTGAAGGGCGCGTGGATCAAGCCCGGCGCGGTGGTGATTGACGTGGGGATGAATCGCAAGCCGGACGGCAAGCTCGTGGGCGACGTGGAGTTCGCGGCCTCCGCCGAGCGCGCGTCGTTCATCACCCCCGTGCCCGGTGGCGTGGGGCCCATGACCATCGCCATGCTGATGCGCAACACGCTCGACGCGGCCGTCCGCTACGGCCTGGTGCCTGTCGTCAAGTAG
- a CDS encoding class I SAM-dependent methyltransferase — protein sequence MSAVSPLAQPEAWNLVAPEYVRELMPTFETFSRDALLRAGVVQGTCVVDVATGPGTLALLAARDGARVTAVDFSPEMIAALRARTVEAKLDIDILEGDGMALPFEANAFDAAFSMFGLMFFPDRARGFQELHRVLKPGGRAVVSSWTPFERSKELRAVYTRLWEQLGAKPSQPGAIPLSDPDTCQREMSSAGFTHVTVNEVEGTIDYPSTAAMVDATTRSSAPVMLARRALGAQWEPLLWSMHEYAQAELGPGPQRVTLTAYLTTGTRP from the coding sequence ATGTCCGCCGTCTCGCCCCTTGCCCAACCCGAGGCCTGGAACCTGGTGGCGCCGGAGTACGTGCGCGAGCTGATGCCCACCTTCGAGACGTTCTCCAGGGATGCCCTGCTCCGGGCCGGCGTGGTGCAAGGGACGTGTGTCGTGGACGTCGCCACGGGGCCGGGCACGCTCGCGCTGCTCGCCGCGCGCGACGGCGCCCGCGTCACGGCGGTGGATTTCTCCCCGGAGATGATCGCCGCCCTGCGCGCCCGGACCGTGGAGGCGAAGCTCGACATCGACATCCTGGAGGGTGACGGCATGGCGCTGCCCTTCGAGGCGAACGCGTTCGACGCCGCCTTCTCCATGTTCGGCCTGATGTTCTTCCCGGACCGGGCGCGTGGCTTCCAGGAGCTTCACCGGGTCCTGAAGCCGGGCGGCCGGGCCGTCGTGTCCAGTTGGACGCCCTTCGAGCGCTCGAAAGAGCTGCGCGCCGTGTACACGCGCCTCTGGGAGCAGCTGGGCGCGAAGCCATCGCAGCCGGGCGCCATCCCCCTGTCCGACCCCGACACCTGTCAGCGAGAGATGTCCAGCGCGGGCTTCACCCACGTCACGGTGAACGAAGTGGAAGGCACCATCGACTACCCGTCCACGGCGGCCATGGTGGATGCCACCACCCGCTCCAGCGCGCCCGTCATGCTGGCGCGCAGGGCGCTGGGCGCGCAGTGGGAGCCGCTGCTCTGGTCCATGCACGAGTACGCGCAGGCGGAGCTGGGACCGGGGCCCCAGCGCGTCACCCTCACGGCCTACTTGACGACAGGCACCAGGCCGTAG
- a CDS encoding ADP-ribosylglycohydrolase family protein, which yields MPSREEQIAGGIYGVLVGDALGVPYEFHAPERIPPPEAIDFQPPEGFQRAHDGVPPGTWSDDGAHALCLLDSLLFQGRLDPEDLGRRLVNWLEWGYLAVDGQVFDVGIQTRTALASVHAGTPALMAGPKGERDNGNGSLMRVLPLALWHSGHDAKLASDAMTQSRVTHGHMRSQVCCALYCLWARRILQGARASDAWTDAVETFRKLYPEGFEARTELDTQVLPPGWEAIRGTGTGYVVDCLRSARQCVVEHDTYAQVVKAAVRLGRDTDTTAAVAGGIAGLIHGVNGIPARWRESLRGGELLHPMLQKLLKCAVR from the coding sequence ATGCCGAGTCGCGAGGAGCAGATCGCCGGGGGAATCTACGGAGTGCTGGTGGGGGATGCCTTGGGCGTGCCCTACGAGTTCCACGCACCCGAGCGGATTCCACCGCCCGAGGCCATCGACTTCCAGCCGCCCGAGGGCTTCCAGCGCGCGCATGACGGGGTTCCGCCGGGGACCTGGTCCGATGATGGCGCGCATGCGCTGTGCCTGCTGGACTCGTTGCTCTTCCAGGGTCGATTGGACCCAGAAGACCTGGGCCGCCGTTTGGTGAACTGGCTGGAGTGGGGCTACCTCGCGGTGGATGGCCAGGTGTTCGACGTGGGCATCCAGACACGCACGGCCCTGGCCTCGGTCCACGCAGGGACGCCCGCGCTGATGGCCGGCCCCAAGGGCGAACGAGACAACGGCAATGGCTCGTTGATGCGCGTGCTGCCATTGGCGCTCTGGCATTCAGGCCATGACGCGAAGCTCGCCTCGGACGCGATGACTCAGTCTCGCGTCACGCATGGACACATGCGCTCCCAGGTGTGCTGTGCGCTGTATTGCTTGTGGGCCCGCCGCATCCTCCAGGGCGCGCGTGCTTCGGATGCATGGACGGACGCGGTGGAGACGTTCCGCAAGCTGTATCCCGAAGGCTTCGAGGCTCGCACTGAGCTGGACACGCAGGTCCTGCCGCCGGGCTGGGAGGCGATTCGAGGCACGGGCACGGGCTACGTGGTGGATTGCCTGCGCTCCGCGCGCCAGTGCGTGGTCGAGCACGACACCTACGCACAGGTGGTGAAGGCCGCGGTGCGCCTGGGCCGGGATACCGACACCACCGCGGCGGTGGCGGGAGGTATCGCTGGGCTCATCCACGGCGTGAATGGCATCCCGGCGCGTTGGCGTGAGTCGTTGCGCGGGGGCGAGTTGTTACATCCCATGTTGCAGAAGCTGCTCAAGTGCGCCGTGCGGTGA
- a CDS encoding sensor histidine kinase produces the protein MIDQDVGAPVLRGRFGHTRGENVRTEGTVSTETSGNMVLTRGVDALEVRVEALLGEHLEAVRRRVDSRFAVLMVGQWLVAIAVAAVLSPFAWQGTSRVVHPHLHVAVVLGGLLSAFPLVLVRLRAGDVVTRHVVAVAQMLWAALFIHLTGGRIETHFYVFGSLAFLAFYRDPAVMATATVTAVLEHCLRGIWWPESIFGVSNPAWWRFLEHSFWMVFVNGVLVIACRETLGEMRRVAVQQVLLEGAYANERVDHEHALARVRREMSSYREQAARVEKLAAVGRMTATVSHELRNPLAAARTANAVVVRHLRKLDVTLADQRLQRFLEIIERELAVCSRISSELLDFARERPLELRPCSLHALMEEVLDVVPGREGVRIQNSVPLSLESPWVDRELLRKVLINLVQNAVEAMPAGRLGRVDVFAEGGNGSAFIIRVSDNGMGIPEAMQERIFEPLFTTKPAGTGLGLSVVASTVRQHGGTLSVESREGEGSVFTLCLPAGCPAAEVAL, from the coding sequence ATGATTGACCAGGATGTGGGCGCGCCTGTGCTTCGGGGGCGATTCGGCCATACACGCGGGGAGAACGTGCGGACGGAGGGTACCGTGTCAACGGAGACTTCCGGCAACATGGTGCTCACACGTGGGGTCGACGCGCTGGAGGTGCGGGTGGAGGCACTGCTCGGCGAGCACCTGGAGGCCGTGCGACGGCGGGTGGACTCTCGCTTCGCCGTGCTGATGGTGGGGCAGTGGCTGGTCGCCATCGCGGTGGCGGCGGTGCTGTCGCCCTTCGCCTGGCAGGGGACGTCGCGGGTGGTGCATCCCCATCTGCACGTGGCGGTGGTGCTGGGGGGCCTGCTGTCCGCCTTCCCGCTGGTGCTGGTGCGGCTGCGAGCCGGGGACGTCGTCACGCGGCACGTGGTGGCGGTAGCGCAGATGCTCTGGGCCGCGCTCTTCATCCACCTGACGGGCGGCCGCATCGAAACGCACTTCTATGTGTTCGGCTCGCTGGCCTTCCTGGCCTTCTACCGGGACCCGGCCGTGATGGCGACCGCCACCGTCACGGCGGTGCTGGAGCACTGCCTGCGCGGCATCTGGTGGCCAGAGTCCATCTTCGGCGTGTCGAATCCCGCGTGGTGGCGCTTCCTGGAACACTCCTTCTGGATGGTGTTCGTCAACGGGGTGCTGGTGATTGCGTGCCGCGAGACGCTGGGGGAGATGCGGCGCGTGGCGGTGCAGCAGGTGTTGCTGGAGGGCGCGTACGCGAACGAGCGCGTGGACCATGAGCACGCGCTGGCACGCGTGCGCCGGGAGATGAGCTCCTACCGTGAGCAGGCCGCGCGGGTGGAGAAGCTGGCGGCGGTGGGGCGGATGACGGCGACGGTGAGCCACGAGCTGCGCAACCCGCTGGCCGCGGCCCGCACCGCCAACGCCGTGGTCGTCCGTCACCTGCGCAAGCTGGACGTGACGCTGGCGGACCAGCGGCTCCAGCGCTTCCTGGAAATCATCGAGCGCGAGCTGGCGGTGTGTTCACGCATCTCCTCCGAGCTGCTGGACTTCGCCCGCGAGCGTCCGTTGGAGCTGCGGCCCTGCTCGCTGCACGCGTTGATGGAGGAGGTGCTGGACGTGGTGCCGGGCCGCGAAGGCGTGCGCATCCAGAACAGCGTCCCCCTCTCGCTGGAGTCGCCCTGGGTGGACCGGGAGCTGCTGCGCAAGGTGCTCATCAACCTGGTGCAGAACGCGGTGGAGGCCATGCCCGCGGGCCGTCTGGGCCGGGTGGACGTGTTCGCCGAAGGCGGCAATGGCAGCGCCTTCATCATCCGCGTGTCCGACAACGGCATGGGCATCCCGGAGGCGATGCAGGAGCGCATCTTCGAGCCGCTCTTCACGACGAAGCCCGCGGGCACGGGCCTGGGACTGTCAGTCGTGGCCAGCACGGTGCGGCAGCACGGCGGCACCCTGAGCGTGGAGAGCCGGGAAGGGGAGGGCAGCGTCTTCACCCTCTGCCTCCCGGCGGGTTGCCCCGCCGCCGAGGTCGCCCTCTAG
- a CDS encoding DUF2378 family protein: MIAFEVERETPEPLTELARRLSRAEEKDRARGMFFLGALDVVRKEAGEAAAARCLAASRERAFVPFFLYPITSFLRLSFSAAGLLAPRLGGFEPAMRTIGARSAQDFLSTVVGRSFLALSGGCPRRLVSNLPSGYSTAVSYGERDVEWLGERQGRLTMFRDFMPHSYHEGVLRAALAAIGARDTHIRGRATGLLDGEYEVSWS, encoded by the coding sequence ATGATTGCGTTTGAGGTCGAGCGGGAAACGCCTGAACCTTTGACGGAGCTGGCTCGGCGGCTGAGCCGCGCGGAGGAGAAGGACCGCGCCCGGGGCATGTTCTTCCTGGGGGCGCTGGACGTGGTCCGGAAGGAGGCGGGGGAAGCCGCCGCGGCGCGGTGCCTGGCGGCCTCGCGCGAGCGCGCCTTCGTGCCCTTCTTCCTGTACCCCATCACCAGCTTCCTGCGGCTGTCCTTCAGCGCCGCGGGGTTGCTGGCGCCGCGGCTGGGCGGCTTCGAGCCGGCCATGCGGACCATTGGCGCCCGGTCCGCGCAGGACTTCCTGAGCACCGTGGTGGGGCGCAGCTTCCTGGCATTGTCCGGGGGCTGCCCGCGCCGGCTCGTCAGCAACCTGCCGTCCGGCTACAGCACCGCCGTCAGCTACGGCGAGCGGGACGTGGAGTGGCTGGGCGAGCGCCAGGGCCGCCTCACCATGTTCCGCGACTTCATGCCGCACAGCTACCACGAGGGCGTGCTCCGCGCGGCGCTGGCCGCCATTGGCGCCCGCGACACGCACATCCGCGGGCGTGCCACGGGCCTGCTGGATGGCGAGTACGAGGTGTCCTGGAGCTAG
- the metF gene encoding methylenetetrahydrofolate reductase [NAD(P)H], whose translation MKIRNRLNPSDPCFSFEFFPPRTDEGEANLLKALEDLATLQPGFVSVTEGAGGSTRAKTVELVLRIKQEAGIEAMAHLTCGGHSPAELRTVLERLSAAKVDNILVLRGDPPKGQTVFEPAPGGFRYASEMVRFIREEDFNFCLGGACYPEGHVETPSRDDDLRHLKAKVDAGLDFVVTQLFFDNAFYFDFVERARRAGINVPIVPGIMPITNYEQIQRFTRLCGATVPMRLALQLERVKDNPEAMAQLGVAHATVQCMELLSRGVPGIHFYTLNKSPATRMIVSALRARS comes from the coding sequence AGATTCGTAATCGGTTGAATCCTTCCGACCCGTGCTTCTCCTTCGAGTTCTTCCCGCCCCGGACGGACGAGGGCGAGGCGAACCTGCTCAAGGCGCTGGAAGACCTGGCGACCCTGCAGCCGGGTTTCGTCTCCGTGACGGAAGGCGCGGGGGGCAGCACGCGGGCGAAGACGGTGGAGTTGGTGCTGCGCATCAAGCAGGAGGCGGGCATCGAGGCGATGGCGCACCTGACGTGCGGGGGGCACTCCCCGGCGGAGCTGCGCACCGTGCTGGAGCGCCTGTCCGCCGCGAAGGTGGACAACATCCTGGTGCTGCGCGGAGACCCCCCCAAGGGCCAGACCGTCTTCGAGCCCGCGCCCGGGGGTTTCCGCTACGCATCGGAGATGGTGCGATTCATCCGAGAAGAGGATTTCAACTTCTGCCTCGGGGGAGCGTGCTATCCGGAGGGCCACGTGGAGACGCCCTCCCGTGACGACGACCTGCGTCATCTCAAGGCCAAGGTGGATGCCGGCCTGGACTTCGTGGTGACGCAGCTCTTCTTCGACAACGCGTTCTACTTCGACTTCGTGGAGCGGGCGCGCCGCGCGGGCATCAACGTCCCCATCGTCCCCGGCATCATGCCCATCACCAACTACGAGCAGATCCAACGATTCACGCGCCTGTGCGGAGCCACCGTGCCCATGCGCCTGGCGTTGCAGCTCGAGCGGGTGAAGGACAACCCGGAGGCCATGGCCCAGCTCGGCGTGGCCCATGCGACGGTGCAGTGCATGGAGCTGCTGTCGCGCGGCGTGCCTGGCATCCACTTCTACACGCTCAACAAGTCCCCGGCGACGCGGATGATCGTGAGCGCACTGCGAGCCCGTTCATGA